In the genome of Dasypus novemcinctus isolate mDasNov1 chromosome 30, mDasNov1.1.hap2, whole genome shotgun sequence, one region contains:
- the ZNF177 gene encoding zinc finger protein 177 yields MLENFWNLASVGCQLWKHGLIKTLEQKELKTEERILQGTCTEWETELISKVVIPMQNAPGGKTSNGIKMVPTQSSKKSLECNHRKFFREDSHLTCKRYHKGEKCCKYEEYGEVFIHPLTLRSHLHAHTGEKMLEFNDCGKAITQESYLRKPLRTLRKEISYACKQYGMPFSLHPSFVVHEHMPPGEKLHECSDYRKIFSPGSFLKIQKDIPILEENSEYNEHGEMFTGPLSLQKFVRTHNGQKSYECSDCGKAFIFQSSLKKHMRSHTGEKPYECNHCGKSFSQSSHLNVHKRTHTGEKPYDCKECGRAFTVPSSLQKHVRTHTGEKPFECSHCGKAFIDQSSLKKHTRSHTGEKPYECNQCGKSFSTGSYLIVHKRTHTGEKTYECKECGKAFRNSSCLRVHVRIHTGEKPYQCLHCGKAFSTSTNLIMHKRIHIGQKL; encoded by the exons atgctggagaacttTTGGAACCTAGCCTCAGTGG GGTGTCAACTCTGGAAACATGGTCTGATCAAAACTTTGGAGCAGAAAGAGCTGAAGACTGAGGAGAGAATTCTCCAAGGTACCTGTACAG AATGGGAAACTGAACTTATATCAAAAGTTGTAATTCCTATGCAGAATGCTCCTGGGGGAAAAACATCCAATGGCATAAAAATG GTACCAACTCAATCTAGTAAGAAATCTTTAGAATGTAATCACAGAAAATTCTTCAGAGAAGACTCTCACCTTACTTGTAAAAGATATCACAAGGGAGAGAAATGCTGTAAATACGAAGAATATGGGGAAGTTTTCATCCATCCCTTAACTCTTAGGAGTCATTTGCAtgctcacactggagagaaaatgCTCGAATTTAATGATTGTGGAAAAGCCATCACTCAAGAGTCATACCTTAGGAAACCCTTAAGAACTCTCAGAAAAGAGATATCTTACGCATGTAAGCAATATGGTATGCCCTTCAGCCTACACCCTTCCTTTGTGGTACATGAGCATATGCCTCCTGGAGAGAAACTCCATGAATGCAGTGACTACAGAAAAATCTTCAGTCCAGGATCTTTCCTTAAAATCCAGAAAGACATACCTATTCTCGAGGAAAACTCGGAATATAATGAACATGGGGAAATGTTCACTGGTCCCTTGTCCCTTCAAAAATTTGTGAGAACCCATAATGGACAGAAATCCTATGAATGCAGTgactgtgggaaagcctttattTTTCAGTCTTCCCTTAAGAAACACATGAGgtctcatactggagagaaaccttatgaatgtaatcATTGTGGAAAATCCTTCAGCCAGAGCTCTCATCTAAATGTGCAcaaaagaactcacactggagagaaaccctatgactGTAAGGAATGTGGAAGAGCTTTCACTGTTCCTTCATCCCTTCAGAAACATGTGAGAacacacactggagagaaaccctttgAATGCAGTCactgtgggaaagctttcattgaTCAGTCTTCCCTAAAGAAACATACACgatctcacactggagagaaaccttatgaatgtaatcAGTGTGGAAAATCCTTCAGCACAGGCTCTTATCTTATTGTGCAcaaaagaactcacactggagagaaaaccTATGAGTGTAAAgaatgtgggaaggcctttaGGAATTCCTCTTGCCTAAGGGTACATGTGAGAattcacactggggagaagcccTATCAATGTCTTCACTGTGGAAAAGCTTTCAGCACAAGCACTAACCTTATAATGCACAAGCGAATACATATTGGGCAGAAACTCTGA